The following are from one region of the Actinopolyspora halophila DSM 43834 genome:
- a CDS encoding transglycosylase family protein: MARYKGKHRKSSNFTRNAARVAIAGAVVATPLAVATPASAADWDELAQCESSGDWQINTGNGFYGGLQFTPSTWSAFGGDQYASNAHKASRSEQIAVAKKVLAAQGPGAWPGCTSKTNWVSGSTSGTGNVSGSSSSQGETTTRSQSSQQSDSVEQEAEASQQSTSSQESSVRSNGADYTVESGDTLSDIGNQFGVNYQDIFERNNDVLDSPDLIFPGQQLDIR; encoded by the coding sequence ATGGCTCGTTACAAGGGCAAACACCGTAAGTCTTCCAACTTCACCCGAAACGCCGCACGAGTGGCCATCGCGGGTGCCGTGGTCGCCACACCGCTCGCGGTGGCCACCCCGGCGAGCGCGGCGGACTGGGACGAGTTGGCCCAGTGTGAGTCCAGCGGCGACTGGCAGATCAACACCGGAAACGGCTTCTACGGCGGCCTGCAGTTCACACCCTCGACCTGGTCCGCCTTCGGCGGTGACCAGTACGCCTCGAACGCGCACAAGGCCAGCCGCTCCGAGCAGATCGCCGTCGCCAAGAAGGTGCTAGCCGCGCAGGGCCCCGGTGCTTGGCCCGGTTGCACCTCCAAGACCAACTGGGTCAGCGGCAGCACGAGCGGCACGGGCAACGTCTCCGGCAGCTCCTCCTCCCAGGGTGAAACCACCACCAGGAGCCAGTCCTCGCAGCAGAGCGACTCGGTTGAGCAGGAGGCCGAGGCTTCCCAGCAGAGCACGTCCTCCCAGGAGTCCAGCGTGCGCTCCAACGGTGCCGACTACACCGTCGAGTCCGGTGACACGCTGAGCGACATCGGCAATCAGTTCGGAGTGAACTACCAGGACATCTTCGAGCGCAACAACGACGTGCTGGACAGCCCGGATCTCATCTTCCCCGGGCAGCAGCTCGACATCCGCTGA
- a CDS encoding MoaD/ThiS family protein, whose protein sequence is MGEQRNTADSLRGTATGPSTEDTPAQGASTATVRVRYFAGARAAAGVPEERLLVAPSATASTTPITVADVVRTVLDSHGDALARVMAACGFLVDGVAVRENSAPVADGAEFDVLPPFAGG, encoded by the coding sequence TTGGGCGAGCAGCGGAACACAGCGGATTCCCTCCGTGGAACGGCCACCGGCCCTTCCACGGAGGACACTCCCGCGCAGGGCGCGAGTACCGCCACGGTGCGGGTGCGCTACTTCGCCGGGGCCCGGGCCGCTGCAGGAGTTCCGGAGGAGCGACTGCTGGTGGCCCCTTCCGCGACGGCGTCCACGACACCGATCACGGTCGCCGATGTGGTCCGGACGGTGCTCGACTCGCACGGTGACGCCCTCGCTCGCGTGATGGCCGCCTGCGGTTTCCTCGTCGACGGGGTCGCGGTACGCGAGAACAGCGCACCCGTGGCGGACGGGGCGGAGTTCGACGTGCTTCCGCCCTTCGCGGGCGGCTGA
- the moaA gene encoding GTP 3',8-cyclase MoaA, with product MTSVDLGIPVTRRTVDTSARPDTPYLVDRFGRVATDLRVSLIDKCNLRCTYCMPAEGLPWMKRSEMLDTDEMIRLISLAVRELGVTNVRFTGGEPLLRQDLVDIIAATGSLPEAPRTSLTTNGINLGRFAEQLAGSGLDRVNISLDTLDRETFHGLTRRDRFEDVIAGLEAAKEHGLEPVKVNSVLLRGINDHEACDLLRYCLDRGYQLRFIEQMPLDPQHGWDRAEMVTADEILRLLGEEFSLTPHTAERGSAPAERWLVDGGPATVGVIGSVTRPFCATCDRTRLTADGQLRSCLFSQTETNLREPMREGVDDAELATLWRETMWAKAAGHGMDREDFVQPTRPMSSIGG from the coding sequence GTGACTTCCGTAGACCTGGGCATCCCGGTTACCCGCCGAACTGTCGACACATCGGCGCGCCCGGATACGCCGTACCTGGTCGACCGCTTCGGACGAGTCGCGACCGACCTACGGGTGTCCCTGATCGACAAATGCAATCTGCGCTGTACCTACTGCATGCCCGCCGAGGGTCTGCCGTGGATGAAGCGATCCGAGATGCTCGACACCGACGAGATGATCCGCCTGATCAGTCTGGCGGTGCGCGAGCTCGGGGTAACGAATGTGCGCTTCACCGGCGGGGAACCACTGCTGCGCCAGGACCTGGTGGACATCATCGCGGCCACCGGCTCACTGCCCGAAGCTCCCAGGACCTCGTTGACCACCAACGGGATCAACCTCGGCAGGTTCGCCGAGCAGCTCGCCGGGAGCGGACTGGACAGGGTCAACATCTCCCTGGACACATTGGACCGCGAGACCTTCCACGGTCTGACCCGCAGGGACCGTTTCGAGGACGTGATCGCCGGTCTCGAGGCGGCGAAGGAGCACGGCCTGGAACCGGTGAAGGTGAATTCCGTCCTGCTGCGCGGCATCAACGATCACGAAGCCTGTGACCTGCTGCGCTACTGCCTCGACCGGGGATACCAACTGCGTTTCATCGAACAGATGCCGTTGGATCCGCAGCACGGGTGGGATCGCGCGGAGATGGTCACCGCGGACGAGATCCTGCGGCTGCTCGGCGAGGAGTTCTCGCTGACCCCGCACACGGCCGAACGCGGCTCGGCGCCGGCCGAACGCTGGCTGGTGGACGGCGGGCCGGCCACCGTCGGTGTGATCGGGTCGGTGACCAGACCGTTCTGTGCGACCTGTGATCGCACCAGGCTCACGGCCGACGGGCAGTTGCGTTCCTGCCTGTTCTCCCAGACGGAGACGAACCTGCGTGAGCCGATGCGCGAGGGTGTCGACGACGCGGAGCTGGCCACCTTGTGGCGGGAAACCATGTGGGCGAAGGCGGCCGGACACGGCATGGACCGGGAGGACTTCGTCCAGCCCACGCGTCCGATGAGTTCGATCGGCGGGTAG
- a CDS encoding TOBE domain-containing protein: MPQYRISEVAELIGVSDDTVRRWVDDERLPAEQDPSGRLVVEGAALAEFARARATSARDPSGIERSARNRFVGLVTEVVSDRVMSQVELQCGSQRIVSLMSTEAVTEMGLRPGVLAVAIVKSTAVVVEKPGGGR; this comes from the coding sequence GTGCCGCAGTACCGGATTTCCGAAGTCGCCGAGCTGATCGGCGTCAGCGACGACACGGTCCGCAGGTGGGTGGACGACGAGCGGCTGCCCGCCGAACAGGACCCGTCCGGACGACTGGTCGTCGAGGGGGCGGCGTTGGCCGAGTTCGCGCGGGCCAGGGCCACATCGGCCCGTGATCCTTCCGGGATAGAGCGCTCGGCGCGCAACCGCTTCGTCGGCCTGGTGACCGAGGTCGTTTCCGACAGGGTGATGTCGCAGGTCGAGCTGCAGTGCGGCTCCCAGCGGATCGTCTCGCTGATGAGTACCGAGGCCGTGACCGAGATGGGACTGCGACCGGGAGTGCTCGCGGTCGCGATCGTCAAGTCCACGGCGGTGGTGGTGGAGAAGCCCGGAGGTGGGCGATGA
- the modA gene encoding molybdate ABC transporter substrate-binding protein: MKESRRVVPPLALLLTLLSAVAGCGASAEDDTLTVLAAASLTESFREIGDRFAEQNPEVDLRFNFQGSSVLAEQIRQGGQGDVFASANTGMMDKVRRAGVVAHGPETFATNQLTVVTPPDDPAGIGSFADLARPGVSAVVCAPQVPCGSAAEGVERNSGVRLHPVSEEDDVKDVLHKVTSGEADAGLVYVTDAVAAGDEVRRVDIPEADQVTNEYPIATLGGENDQRQARRFTDFVRGAEGREVLRRHGFGTP, encoded by the coding sequence ATGAAGGAGTCCCGTCGAGTCGTGCCCCCGTTGGCGCTGCTGCTCACGCTGTTGTCCGCCGTGGCCGGATGCGGGGCGAGCGCGGAGGACGACACCCTGACCGTGCTGGCCGCCGCGTCGTTGACCGAGTCCTTCCGCGAGATCGGGGACCGTTTCGCCGAGCAGAACCCCGAGGTGGACCTACGGTTCAACTTCCAGGGGTCGTCGGTGTTGGCCGAACAGATCAGGCAGGGCGGTCAGGGGGACGTCTTCGCCTCGGCCAACACCGGAATGATGGACAAGGTGCGTCGGGCCGGTGTGGTGGCGCACGGGCCGGAGACCTTCGCCACGAACCAGCTGACCGTGGTCACTCCACCGGATGATCCGGCCGGGATCGGCTCCTTCGCCGACCTCGCGCGTCCCGGAGTGTCCGCTGTGGTCTGCGCTCCCCAGGTGCCGTGCGGTTCGGCCGCCGAGGGCGTGGAGCGGAACTCGGGCGTGCGGTTGCACCCGGTCAGCGAGGAGGACGACGTCAAGGACGTGCTGCACAAGGTCACCTCGGGCGAAGCCGACGCCGGGCTGGTCTACGTCACCGACGCGGTCGCTGCGGGGGACGAGGTGCGACGGGTGGACATTCCGGAGGCCGATCAGGTGACGAACGAGTACCCGATCGCGACTCTCGGCGGGGAGAACGACCAGCGGCAGGCCCGGCGTTTCACCGACTTCGTCCGCGGGGCGGAGGGCCGCGAGGTGCTCCGGCGTCACGGGTTCGGGACACCGTGA
- a CDS encoding ABC transporter permease — protein MTGGPFPPARRRPSSERVVGVPAPLWLPATCALALIVLPVLGLFARVDLSGLPALLTSPAALSALELSLRTAVTATLLSVLLGAPLAVVLARARFPGTRLVRGAVLLPLVLPPVVGGLALLYLLGRTGPVGSLLDERFGLTIPYTTTAVVLAQTFVAMPFLVMGLEGALRAAGTEYERIAATLGAGPWLTFRRITLPMLLPALGSSLVLTFARALGEFGATITFAGSLRGTTRTLPLAVYTEAQADVDAAVAMSLLLVGIALVVILVARPGGVDGRG, from the coding sequence GTGACCGGAGGACCGTTCCCGCCCGCGCGGCGAAGGCCGTCCTCCGAGCGCGTCGTGGGAGTGCCCGCACCGCTGTGGCTGCCCGCCACGTGCGCGCTGGCACTGATCGTGCTTCCGGTGCTCGGGCTGTTCGCCCGCGTGGACCTGTCCGGGCTGCCCGCGCTGCTGACCAGCCCCGCCGCCCTGTCCGCCCTGGAGCTGTCACTCCGGACCGCGGTGACCGCGACGCTGCTTTCCGTGCTGCTCGGAGCTCCGCTCGCCGTGGTGCTGGCCCGCGCGCGGTTCCCGGGAACGCGGTTGGTCCGGGGAGCCGTGCTGCTCCCGCTGGTGCTTCCTCCCGTCGTGGGGGGACTGGCACTGCTCTACCTGCTCGGACGTACCGGACCGGTGGGAAGCCTCCTGGACGAGCGGTTCGGTCTGACCATTCCGTACACCACGACGGCTGTGGTGCTCGCCCAGACCTTCGTGGCCATGCCCTTCCTGGTGATGGGGCTGGAGGGGGCCCTGCGCGCGGCGGGAACGGAGTACGAGCGGATCGCGGCCACGCTGGGCGCCGGTCCGTGGTTGACGTTCCGCAGGATTACCCTCCCGATGCTGTTGCCCGCGCTGGGCTCGAGCCTGGTGCTGACGTTCGCCCGCGCGCTGGGCGAGTTCGGGGCGACCATAACCTTCGCGGGCAGTCTGCGCGGCACCACCAGAACTCTGCCGCTCGCCGTCTACACCGAGGCCCAGGCCGATGTGGACGCCGCGGTGGCGATGTCGCTGCTGCTGGTGGGGATAGCCCTCGTCGTGATTCTCGTGGCCCGTCCGGGAGGAGTGGACGGCCGTGGCTGA
- a CDS encoding sulfate/molybdate ABC transporter ATP-binding protein, with protein MAEDGNPAPAGERHDTWSGGTRSGEDAPDGLSAELRVPRSTFTLDVDLRVPAGEVLAVLGPNGAGKSTLLSALTGSVLPERGRVRLRERTWLDTGRGIDLPTHRRSVGLLAQRAMLFPHLSALDNVAFGPRAAGARKSRARGTARDWLERLGLGELAGRAPARLSGGQAQRVALARALAADPDVLLLDEPLSALDVDAAPAMRGLLHRTLAAQRGPCVLVTHDVLDAVVLADRVLVLDEGGVVERGRTGDVLARPRTAFTARIAGLNLVAGRATERGVELAGGDFRGHVVEEVEPGVPAAATFSPAAVAVHRTRPEGSPRNVLAVRLVGIEPRGDAIRLRGEHGPSGSGVALAADVTPSAVAELGLGTGEEVFFAVKATEVAVHPVSDG; from the coding sequence GTGGCTGAGGACGGGAACCCGGCTCCGGCAGGGGAACGGCACGACACGTGGAGCGGTGGAACCCGTTCCGGCGAGGACGCTCCCGACGGCCTGTCCGCGGAACTTCGGGTCCCCCGGTCGACGTTCACCCTCGACGTGGACCTGCGGGTGCCCGCGGGCGAGGTGCTGGCCGTGCTCGGGCCGAACGGAGCGGGTAAGTCGACGCTGTTGTCCGCGCTGACGGGAAGCGTGCTTCCCGAACGAGGTCGTGTGCGGCTGCGCGAACGCACCTGGCTGGACACGGGCCGGGGGATCGACCTGCCCACGCACCGCAGGTCGGTGGGACTGCTGGCCCAGCGCGCCATGCTGTTCCCGCACCTGTCCGCCCTGGACAACGTGGCGTTCGGGCCCCGGGCGGCGGGAGCCCGCAAGAGCCGGGCCAGGGGGACCGCCCGGGACTGGCTGGAACGACTCGGCCTGGGCGAGCTCGCCGGACGCGCTCCCGCCCGGTTGTCCGGGGGCCAGGCGCAGCGGGTGGCCCTGGCGCGGGCGTTGGCAGCCGATCCCGACGTGCTGCTGCTGGACGAACCCCTGTCCGCGCTGGACGTCGATGCCGCCCCGGCGATGCGCGGCCTGCTGCACCGGACGTTGGCCGCTCAGCGCGGACCCTGCGTGCTGGTCACCCACGACGTGTTGGACGCGGTGGTGCTCGCGGACCGGGTGCTGGTGCTGGACGAGGGCGGCGTGGTGGAACGCGGGCGCACCGGTGATGTGCTCGCCAGACCGAGAACCGCCTTCACCGCGCGGATCGCCGGACTGAACCTGGTCGCGGGCAGGGCGACGGAGCGGGGGGTGGAACTGGCCGGGGGCGATTTTCGCGGTCACGTGGTCGAGGAGGTCGAACCCGGCGTTCCCGCCGCCGCCACCTTCTCCCCCGCGGCGGTGGCCGTGCACCGCACCAGACCGGAGGGGAGTCCGCGCAACGTGCTCGCCGTTCGCCTGGTGGGAATCGAGCCCCGCGGGGACGCGATCAGACTGCGCGGCGAGCACGGCCCGTCCGGATCCGGTGTCGCGCTGGCGGCCGACGTGACCCCCTCGGCCGTGGCCGAGCTCGGTCTGGGGACGGGTGAGGAGGTTTTTTTCGCCGTCAAGGCGACCGAGGTGGCCGTACACCCGGTGTCGGATGGATGA
- a CDS encoding HAD-IIA family hydrolase, translated as MDMDGVLVHEEHMVPGADAFLNDLHENGLPFMVFTNNSVYTRRDLRARLMRSGLDVPESSIWTSALATAQFLDQQRPGGSAFVVGESGLTTALHNIGYVLTDREPDYVVLGETRSYSFEAITKAIRLVESGARFIATNPDEKGPSREGTLPATGAVAALIERVTGSEPYYVGKPNPLMMRSALREIRAHSENTLMIGDRMDTDVRSGLESGLQTILVLSGISGQHTAELFPYRPTRVINSVADLVGRVADPFD; from the coding sequence ATGGACATGGACGGCGTGCTGGTGCACGAGGAGCACATGGTTCCCGGCGCCGACGCCTTCCTGAACGATCTGCACGAGAACGGTCTGCCGTTCATGGTGTTCACCAACAACTCCGTGTACACCAGGCGTGACCTGCGAGCACGGCTGATGCGGAGTGGTCTCGACGTGCCGGAGTCGTCCATCTGGACCTCCGCGCTGGCCACGGCGCAGTTCCTGGACCAGCAGCGCCCCGGGGGCTCGGCCTTCGTGGTGGGCGAGTCCGGACTGACCACGGCACTGCACAACATCGGCTACGTGCTCACCGACCGCGAGCCGGACTACGTGGTTCTGGGAGAGACCCGGAGCTACAGTTTCGAGGCGATCACCAAGGCCATCCGGCTGGTGGAGAGCGGCGCGCGCTTCATAGCCACCAACCCGGACGAGAAGGGCCCCAGCCGGGAGGGGACGCTGCCCGCCACGGGAGCGGTCGCGGCGCTGATCGAACGGGTGACCGGCAGCGAGCCGTACTACGTGGGCAAGCCGAATCCGCTGATGATGCGTTCGGCCCTGCGTGAGATCAGGGCGCATTCCGAGAACACGCTGATGATCGGGGACCGGATGGACACCGACGTGCGCTCGGGGCTGGAGTCCGGCCTGCAGACGATCCTGGTGCTGTCGGGGATCTCCGGGCAGCACACGGCCGAGCTGTTCCCGTACCGCCCCACGCGGGTCATCAACTCCGTGGCGGACCTGGTGGGACGGGTCGCGGACCCGTTCGACTGA
- a CDS encoding YccF domain-containing protein, translating to MRLLFNIVWLVFSGLWMAIGYAFAGLLLCVTIIGIPFGIASFRMANFALWPFGRQLLEEDGAGVFSAIGNVLWVVLAGWWLAIGHIVTGVAMCVTIIGIPLGIASFKLVPVSLFPLGKRIVDTDDAHALIPRH from the coding sequence ATGCGACTGTTGTTCAACATCGTCTGGCTGGTGTTCAGCGGGCTCTGGATGGCGATCGGCTACGCCTTCGCCGGGCTCCTGCTGTGCGTGACGATCATCGGCATCCCCTTCGGGATCGCCTCGTTCCGCATGGCGAACTTCGCACTGTGGCCGTTCGGACGACAACTGCTCGAGGAGGACGGCGCGGGGGTGTTCTCGGCCATCGGGAACGTGCTCTGGGTCGTCCTCGCGGGCTGGTGGCTGGCCATCGGTCACATCGTGACGGGGGTGGCCATGTGCGTAACGATCATCGGCATCCCCCTCGGGATCGCCAGCTTCAAACTCGTTCCCGTCTCACTGTTCCCGCTCGGCAAACGCATCGTCGACACCGACGACGCACACGCCCTGATCCCGCGCCACTGA
- a CDS encoding PhzF family phenazine biosynthesis protein produces the protein MDAYVVDSFTDQPFAGNPAGVVLLNEPADSTWMQHVAAEFNHSETAFVVVGGSTGEAKPLRWFTPTTEVDLCGHATLATAHVLGGEQRFDTRSGELGCSVRDDGMIELDFPSQPCSPSEETGVLAALGPLADEHVEHLARSESDLIVQLSDASLVRQLRPDMSALTRVPGRGITVTARGDRPGVDVVSRFFAPAVGIPEDPVTGSAHCALAPWWAERLGRTELLAEQASPRGGTVRMRPHGDRVALAGHAVTVLGGTLSGGAGAPLSR, from the coding sequence GTGGATGCCTACGTCGTCGACTCCTTCACCGACCAACCGTTCGCGGGCAACCCCGCCGGGGTTGTCCTGCTGAACGAACCGGCCGACAGCACGTGGATGCAGCACGTGGCCGCCGAGTTCAACCACTCCGAGACCGCGTTCGTGGTCGTGGGAGGTTCCACGGGAGAAGCCAAACCGCTGCGCTGGTTCACCCCGACCACCGAGGTCGACCTCTGCGGACACGCGACGCTGGCCACCGCGCACGTGCTCGGCGGTGAGCAGCGGTTCGACACCCGCAGCGGCGAGCTCGGCTGCTCGGTGCGCGACGACGGGATGATCGAGCTGGACTTCCCCTCCCAACCGTGCTCCCCGAGTGAGGAGACCGGGGTGCTGGCGGCGTTGGGCCCGCTGGCGGACGAGCACGTCGAGCACCTCGCGCGCAGCGAGTCCGACCTGATCGTCCAGCTCTCCGACGCGTCCCTGGTGCGCCAACTGCGTCCGGACATGTCCGCGCTGACCCGTGTCCCCGGACGCGGGATCACCGTGACGGCGCGGGGCGACCGTCCGGGAGTCGACGTCGTCAGCAGGTTCTTCGCCCCGGCGGTCGGCATTCCCGAGGACCCGGTCACCGGATCGGCGCACTGCGCGCTCGCACCCTGGTGGGCCGAACGGCTCGGCCGCACCGAACTGCTCGCCGAACAGGCCTCCCCGCGCGGGGGCACCGTGCGGATGCGCCCGCACGGGGACCGGGTGGCGCTGGCGGGCCACGCCGTCACGGTGCTCGGCGGAACGCTGTCCGGCGGAGCCGGCGCACCGCTCTCCCGGTGA
- a CDS encoding AMP-binding protein, translated as MLETEHDESTGAPAQRSYASGTSDVALLGDTIGANLLRTAERFPERDALVEFATGRRWTYREFAADVDSLALGLLAADISKGDRVGIWAPNRAEWVLVQYATARIGAILVNINPSYRVHELEYVLNQAGVRMLIAAERFKSSDYVDMVERVGPRCAALEQVVFLGSDRWAELFDTDSDRGGLVEVEDGLSADDPVNIQYTSGTTGFPKGATLSHHNILNNGFFVGELCGYTAADRVAISPPLYHCFGMVMGNLACTSHGATMVIPSEGFEPAAALGAVQAERCTSLYGVPTMFIAELGLPDFADYELSSLRTGIMAGSPCPVEVMKQVIERMGMTEVAICYGMTETSPVSVQTRADDSLERRVSTVGRVGPHLEVKIVDPDTGLTVPCGRAGELCTRGYSVMLGYWNEPDKTAEVIDPARWMHTGDLAVMDEHGYVSVTGRIKDMIIRGGENIYPREVEEFLYTHPDISDAQVIGVPDERYGEELMAWVRLREGAAELTPEELREFCTGSLAHYKIPRYVHVVEEFPMTVTGKVRKVEMREQAVRMLGLGE; from the coding sequence GTGCTGGAGACCGAACACGACGAATCGACGGGTGCGCCCGCGCAGCGCAGCTATGCTTCCGGAACCTCGGACGTCGCGCTGCTCGGCGACACGATCGGAGCCAACCTGCTGCGCACGGCCGAACGTTTCCCGGAGCGGGACGCGCTGGTCGAGTTCGCCACGGGACGGCGCTGGACCTACCGGGAGTTCGCGGCCGACGTCGACTCCCTCGCGCTGGGGTTGCTGGCGGCGGACATCTCCAAGGGCGATCGGGTCGGCATCTGGGCGCCGAACAGGGCGGAGTGGGTGCTGGTGCAGTACGCCACCGCCCGGATCGGTGCGATCCTGGTCAACATCAACCCCTCGTACCGGGTGCACGAGTTGGAGTACGTGCTCAACCAGGCCGGGGTCCGGATGCTGATCGCGGCCGAGCGGTTCAAGAGCTCCGACTACGTGGACATGGTCGAGCGGGTCGGACCCCGCTGCGCCGCGCTGGAGCAGGTCGTCTTCCTCGGGAGCGACCGGTGGGCCGAGCTGTTCGACACCGATTCCGACCGGGGCGGGCTGGTCGAGGTGGAGGACGGGCTCTCCGCCGACGACCCCGTCAACATCCAGTACACCTCGGGCACGACGGGCTTTCCCAAGGGAGCGACGCTTTCGCACCACAACATCCTGAACAACGGGTTCTTCGTCGGTGAGTTGTGCGGCTACACCGCGGCGGACCGCGTGGCGATCTCGCCGCCGCTGTATCACTGCTTCGGAATGGTGATGGGCAACCTGGCCTGCACGAGCCACGGCGCGACCATGGTGATTCCCTCGGAGGGGTTCGAGCCCGCGGCCGCGCTCGGTGCGGTGCAAGCCGAGCGCTGCACCTCCCTGTACGGGGTGCCCACGATGTTCATCGCCGAGCTCGGGCTGCCGGACTTCGCCGACTACGAGCTGTCCTCGCTGCGCACGGGGATCATGGCCGGATCGCCGTGTCCGGTCGAGGTGATGAAGCAGGTCATCGAGCGGATGGGCATGACCGAGGTCGCCATCTGCTACGGGATGACGGAGACCTCGCCGGTGTCGGTGCAGACCAGGGCCGACGACTCGTTGGAACGGCGGGTCTCGACCGTGGGCAGGGTGGGCCCGCACCTGGAGGTCAAGATCGTTGATCCGGACACCGGCCTGACCGTCCCGTGCGGCCGGGCCGGGGAGCTGTGCACCCGGGGGTACTCGGTGATGCTCGGCTACTGGAACGAGCCGGACAAGACCGCCGAGGTGATCGACCCCGCGCGCTGGATGCACACCGGCGATCTGGCCGTGATGGACGAGCACGGCTACGTGAGCGTCACCGGACGCATCAAGGACATGATCATCCGGGGCGGGGAGAACATCTATCCCCGCGAGGTGGAGGAGTTCCTGTACACGCACCCGGACATCTCGGACGCGCAGGTGATCGGAGTTCCCGACGAGCGCTACGGCGAGGAGCTGATGGCGTGGGTGCGGCTCCGCGAGGGGGCCGCGGAGCTGACGCCCGAGGAGCTGCGGGAGTTCTGCACCGGCAGCCTGGCGCACTACAAGATCCCGCGCTACGTGCACGTGGTCGAGGAGTTCCCGATGACGGTGACCGGCAAGGTGCGCAAGGTGGAGATGCGGGAGCAGGCGGTGCGCATGCTCGGGCTGGGGGAGTAG